One window from the genome of Babylonia areolata isolate BAREFJ2019XMU chromosome 11, ASM4173473v1, whole genome shotgun sequence encodes:
- the LOC143287503 gene encoding protein AAR2 homolog: protein MDQDTAQVLFEEGAILVLLDMPEGSEFGIDFNSWNVGPNFRGMKMIPPGLHFVYYSAVNREKEAGLRSGFFHNFRKQEIMVKKWDSFLEDIKPDVASPEEVSRFEENKKEMDRFLAPYPYESYKKWVSLTKHITADIAATLQPECGTITSVAQFVSEPSTSQSRKREAETEAMEAERSQPTTPDRHHQPCMEDRLPKMKTVRGTKIRYSKIPKQKYPDGASPAEVTKFSIDSSFQLDRMLQSRYSDNPAGILAEVQFAFICFLVGQNYDSFEHWKWLVHILCTSDSALVALPSLFVDFIGVLHFQIREIPQDFFVDIVSQNNFLTGTLHEFFSNLDSQEVDSKLRSRGLKFRQHLTEKFQWDFTSDPDEDAPVVVECAE, encoded by the exons atggaTCAAGACACAGCTCAGGTGTTGTTTGAGGAGGGGGCCATACTGGTGTTGCTGGACATGCCCGAGGGGTCAGAGTTTGGGATCGACTTCAACTCCTGGAATGTTGGCCCCAACTTCCGGGGCATGAAGATGATTCCTCCTGGACTGCATTTTGTGTACTACAG CGCTGTCAACCGGGAGAAGGAGGCAGGCCTGAGGTCAGGTTTTTTCCACAACTTCCGCAAGCAGGAGATCATGGTGAAGAAGTGGGACTCCTTCCTCGAAG ACATCAAGCCTGATGTTGCATCCCCAGAAGAAGTGTCGAGGTTTgaagagaacaagaaagagatgGACCGATTCCTAGCTCCTTACCCTTATGAGAG ctACAAGAAGTGGGTGTCCCTGACAAAACACATCACAGCAGACATAGCTGCCACCCTGCAGCCAGAGTGCGGCACCATCACCTCCGTGGCTCAGTTTGTCTCCGAACCCAGCACCTCCCAGTCGCGCAAACGCGAAGCGGAAACGGAAGCCATGGAGGCTGAACGGAGCCAGCCGACCACCCCCGACCGGCATCATCAACCCTGTATGGAGGACCGACTGCCCAAGATGAAGACAGTGCGAGGCACCAAGATCCGCTACAGCAAGATCCCCAAGCAGAAGTACCCGGACGGGGCCAGCCCTGCGGAGGTCACCAAGTTCAGCATCGATTCTTCCTTCCAGCTGGACCGCATGCTGCAGAGTCGCTACTCAGACAACCCTGCCGGCATTTTGGCTGAGGTGCAGTTCGCCTTCATCTGTTTCCTGGTTGGACAGAACTACGACTCGTTTGAGCACTGGAAGTGGTTGGTGCACATCCTCTGCACCAGTGACTCGGCTCTGGTGGCCTTGCCCAGCCTGTTTGTCGACTTCATCGGGGTGCTGCACTTTCAGATCCGGGAGATTCCCCAGGATTTCTTTGTGGACATTGTGAGTCAGAACAACTTTCTGACCGGCACGCTGCACGAGTTCTTCTCCAACCTGGACTCGCAGGAAGTGGACTCCAAACTGAGGTCACGGGGGTTAAAGTTCAGACAGCACCTGACAGAGAAATTTCAGTGGGACTTTACGTCAGACCCTGACGAagatgctcctgttgttgttgaatgtGCAGAGTGA